The proteins below are encoded in one region of Brevundimonas fontaquae:
- a CDS encoding ammonium transporter yields the protein MTRSAALAVTFVAGAAAFASPALAAPSLLAHQAPLVIDTAATAWILTSTALVLLMTLPGLALFYGGMVRKKNIISVVAQSAAAFAIVSVLWFLVGYSLSFGKGPDAINGFIGGVQAAFLNGVTAQTAHSLLPGLPELLFVAFQMTFAIITPALIAGAFAERMKFSASLLFFGLWHLIVYAPICHQVWGGGYLGGLGVLDFAGGAVVHVNAGIAGLVCALVLGPRHGFGRDNMAPANLVYSAIGTGLLLVGWLGFNAGSAGAADALAATAAFNTILAAGSAALGWMTIEWFDRKRPTLLGLLSGVVGGLVAITPAAGFVDPKGAFFIGLIGGPACYAGAVWLKHALKYDDSLDAFGVHGVGGIVGALLTGVFATTTVNTLSDGATVWKQAVGLVGVIAWSAVGTFVVLMICKFTTGLRVTKDEEVEGLDYTQHGEAIH from the coding sequence ATGACCCGATCCGCCGCCCTCGCCGTCACGTTCGTCGCCGGGGCGGCGGCCTTCGCCTCACCGGCCCTGGCGGCCCCATCCCTGCTGGCGCATCAGGCGCCGCTGGTCATCGACACGGCGGCGACAGCCTGGATCCTGACTTCGACGGCCCTGGTGCTGCTGATGACCCTGCCGGGCCTGGCACTGTTCTACGGCGGCATGGTCAGGAAGAAGAACATCATCAGCGTCGTCGCCCAGTCGGCGGCCGCCTTCGCCATCGTCTCGGTGTTGTGGTTCCTGGTCGGCTACAGCCTGTCGTTCGGCAAGGGACCGGACGCGATCAACGGCTTCATCGGCGGGGTGCAAGCGGCCTTCCTGAACGGCGTCACCGCCCAGACGGCCCACAGCCTGCTGCCCGGCCTGCCTGAGCTGCTGTTCGTCGCCTTCCAGATGACCTTCGCCATCATCACCCCGGCCCTGATCGCCGGCGCCTTCGCCGAGCGGATGAAGTTCTCGGCCAGCCTGCTGTTCTTTGGCCTGTGGCACCTGATCGTCTATGCGCCGATCTGTCATCAGGTCTGGGGCGGCGGCTATCTTGGCGGTCTGGGCGTGCTCGACTTCGCGGGCGGCGCGGTCGTCCACGTCAACGCCGGGATCGCCGGCCTGGTCTGCGCCCTGGTGCTGGGGCCGCGTCACGGCTTCGGGCGCGACAACATGGCCCCCGCCAACCTGGTCTATAGCGCGATCGGCACCGGCCTGCTGCTGGTCGGCTGGCTGGGCTTCAACGCCGGATCGGCGGGCGCGGCGGATGCTCTGGCCGCGACCGCCGCCTTCAACACCATCCTGGCCGCCGGCAGCGCCGCCCTGGGCTGGATGACCATCGAATGGTTCGACCGCAAGCGCCCGACCCTGCTGGGCCTGCTGTCGGGCGTCGTCGGCGGTCTGGTCGCCATCACCCCCGCCGCCGGTTTCGTCGATCCCAAGGGCGCCTTCTTCATCGGCCTGATCGGCGGCCCGGCCTGCTATGCGGGCGCGGTCTGGCTGAAGCACGCGCTGAAATACGATGACAGCTTGGATGCGTTTGGCGTGCACGGCGTCGGCGGCATCGTCGGCGCCCTGCTGACCGGCGTCTTCGCCACCACGACCGTCAACACCCTGTCGGACGGCGCGACCGTGTGGAAACAGGCGGTCGGCCTGGTCGGCGTCATCGCCTGGAGCGCCGTCGGCACCTTCGTCGTCCTGATGATCTGCAAGTTCACCACGGGCCTGCGCGTCACCAAGGATGAAGAGGTCGAGGGGCTGGACTATACCCAACACGGCGAGGCCATCCACTGA
- a CDS encoding DUF1150 family protein codes for MTPMTMTKEDFAGLGAPDLVYVREIKASDLLEEAVEIKDVDLNPGQMLYAVHSADGERLAVMIDRDTAFAAAVAHELEPVSVH; via the coding sequence ATGACGCCGATGACGATGACCAAGGAAGACTTTGCCGGACTGGGCGCCCCCGACCTGGTGTATGTGCGTGAGATCAAGGCCTCGGACCTGCTTGAAGAAGCGGTCGAGATCAAGGACGTGGATCTGAACCCCGGCCAGATGCTCTATGCCGTTCATAGCGCCGACGGCGAGCGTCTGGCGGTCATGATCGACCGCGACACCGCCTTCGCCGCCGCCGTGGCGCACGAGCTGGAGCCGGTTTCCGTTCACTGA
- the lptB gene encoding LPS export ABC transporter ATP-binding protein, translating into MARKELSALNLDERPQPAAVAPAPAEKGLRVMNLARSFGQRQVVRDVSLTVQRGEVAGLLGPNGAGKTTCFYMITGLIPPDSGAIWLDGENITGQPMYQRSRMGLGYLAQEASIFRGMTVEQNVKAVVELNYPRDQIRAETDRLLNELHIDHLRHARATALSGGERRRVEIARALAGRPSFMLLDEPFAGIDPLAIADIRTVIRYLASQGIGVLITDHNVRETLDITDRVSIISNGAVLFEGTSDEAIHDAEVRRVYLGENYI; encoded by the coding sequence TTGGCGCGCAAGGAACTGTCAGCCCTGAACCTGGACGAGCGGCCGCAACCGGCCGCCGTGGCGCCCGCGCCTGCGGAAAAGGGCCTGCGGGTGATGAACCTGGCCCGGTCGTTCGGCCAGCGTCAGGTGGTGCGCGACGTGTCCCTGACGGTGCAGCGCGGCGAGGTGGCGGGCCTGCTGGGTCCCAACGGAGCCGGCAAGACCACCTGCTTCTATATGATCACCGGCCTGATCCCGCCGGATTCGGGCGCGATCTGGCTGGACGGCGAGAACATCACCGGCCAGCCGATGTATCAGCGCAGTCGCATGGGTCTGGGCTATCTGGCGCAGGAAGCCTCGATCTTTCGCGGCATGACGGTCGAGCAGAACGTCAAGGCGGTGGTCGAGCTGAACTATCCGCGCGACCAGATCCGCGCCGAGACCGACCGGCTGCTGAACGAACTGCACATCGACCATCTGCGCCACGCGCGGGCGACGGCGCTGTCGGGCGGCGAGCGTCGGCGGGTGGAGATCGCGCGGGCGCTGGCCGGCCGGCCGTCCTTCATGCTGCTGGACGAACCCTTCGCCGGCATCGACCCCCTGGCCATCGCCGACATCCGCACCGTGATCCGCTATCTGGCCAGCCAGGGCATCGGCGTGCTGATCACCGACCACAATGTGCGCGAGACCCTGGACATCACCGACCGTGTGTCGATCATCTCGAACGGCGCGGTGCTGTTCGAAGGCACGTCCGACGAGGCGATCCACGACGCCGAAGTGCGCCGGGTGTATCTGGGCGAAAACTACATCTGA
- a CDS encoding Hsp20 family protein — protein MTTTRTLLFDSPFLLGFDHTRALIDRAAKAAAESYPPYNVEQIGDAGVRISLAVAGFAPDELAITLDGRQLTIAGKRDDAGRGEQAFLHRGIAARGFVRNFVLADGLEVEGARLEHGLLHVDLIRPEAERQVRRIPITAG, from the coding sequence ATGACGACGACGCGCACCCTCCTGTTCGACAGCCCCTTTCTGCTGGGCTTCGACCATACCCGCGCCCTGATCGACCGCGCCGCCAAGGCCGCGGCCGAAAGCTATCCACCCTACAATGTCGAACAGATCGGCGATGCGGGCGTCCGCATCAGCCTGGCCGTCGCCGGGTTCGCGCCCGACGAACTGGCCATCACCCTGGACGGCCGCCAGCTGACCATCGCCGGCAAACGCGACGACGCCGGCAGGGGCGAACAGGCCTTTCTGCATCGCGGCATCGCGGCGCGCGGCTTCGTTCGCAACTTCGTCCTGGCCGACGGGCTGGAGGTCGAGGGCGCCCGACTGGAGCACGGCCTGCTCCACGTCGACCTGATCCGGCCCGAGGCTGAGCGCCAAGTGCGGCGCATTCCGATCACGGCCGGCTGA
- the rpoN gene encoding RNA polymerase factor sigma-54 — translation MIGQRLEVRQGQGLVITPQLQQAIKLLQLSNLELEDFVEAELERNPLLQREEPEGETPEPVERVEATADGEMSFGDGVGHEAVSGMDAGSDDVYGDAAPGERTSDRMTDEAQPGLSDWSSAGKGGQMFEGEGERPDAHELTLWEHLQAQASSAGLSPADHGIALTLIDATDEGGYLRGELTEFADRLGVPLERIEAVLSVCHGFEPTGIMARSVPECLKLQLIERNRFDPAMAALLDNLDLLAKRDLAGLRRICEVDGEDLTDMIAELRALTPRPGAGFGGEPAQTVVPDVHVRPDPAGGWRVELNADTLPRLLVDKRYHGLVQAGARSDTEKTFVADCAAQANWLVKSLDQRAKTILKVSSEIVRQQDAFLAFGVEFLRPLNLKTVADAIGMHESTVSRVTSNKYISTPRGVFELKFFFTAAIQSVDGASTHSAEAVRHKIKSMIDSEGVEGDVLSDDRIVEILKETGIDIARRTVAKYREALRIPSSVERRRMMKTG, via the coding sequence GTGATCGGGCAAAGGTTAGAGGTCAGGCAGGGGCAGGGGCTGGTCATCACGCCCCAGCTGCAGCAGGCGATCAAGCTGCTGCAACTGTCGAACCTCGAGCTGGAAGACTTCGTCGAGGCCGAGCTGGAACGCAATCCGCTGCTGCAACGCGAGGAGCCGGAGGGCGAGACGCCGGAGCCGGTCGAGCGCGTCGAGGCGACAGCGGACGGTGAAATGTCGTTCGGCGACGGGGTCGGCCATGAGGCTGTGTCCGGCATGGATGCGGGTTCGGACGATGTCTATGGCGACGCCGCGCCGGGCGAGCGCACCAGCGACCGGATGACCGACGAGGCCCAGCCGGGGCTGTCGGACTGGTCCAGCGCCGGCAAGGGCGGCCAGATGTTCGAAGGCGAGGGCGAGCGGCCCGACGCGCACGAGCTGACCCTGTGGGAGCATCTTCAGGCCCAGGCGTCGAGCGCGGGCCTGTCGCCGGCCGACCACGGCATCGCCCTGACCCTGATCGATGCGACCGACGAGGGCGGTTATCTGCGCGGGGAACTGACCGAGTTCGCTGACCGGCTGGGCGTGCCGCTGGAGCGGATCGAGGCGGTGCTGAGCGTTTGCCACGGCTTCGAGCCGACCGGGATCATGGCGCGGTCGGTGCCGGAATGCCTGAAGCTGCAGCTGATCGAGCGCAATCGGTTCGATCCGGCGATGGCGGCCCTGCTGGACAATCTGGACCTGCTGGCCAAGCGCGATCTGGCGGGCCTGCGCCGCATCTGCGAGGTCGATGGCGAAGATTTGACCGATATGATCGCCGAACTGCGGGCCCTGACGCCGCGTCCGGGCGCAGGCTTCGGCGGCGAGCCGGCCCAGACGGTCGTGCCCGACGTGCATGTGCGGCCCGATCCCGCCGGCGGCTGGCGGGTCGAGCTGAACGCCGACACCCTGCCGCGCCTGTTGGTGGACAAGCGCTATCACGGCTTGGTTCAGGCCGGCGCGCGATCGGACACCGAAAAGACCTTCGTCGCCGACTGCGCCGCCCAGGCCAACTGGCTGGTCAAGTCGCTGGATCAGCGGGCCAAGACCATTCTGAAGGTCTCATCCGAGATCGTGCGCCAGCAGGACGCCTTCCTGGCCTTCGGCGTCGAATTCCTGAGGCCGCTCAATCTGAAGACCGTCGCCGACGCCATCGGCATGCACGAATCGACCGTCAGCCGCGTCACCTCGAACAAATACATCTCCACGCCGCGGGGCGTGTTCGAGCTGAAATTCTTCTTCACCGCCGCCATCCAGTCGGTGGATGGCGCATCGACCCATTCGGCCGAAGCCGTCCGTCACAAGATCAAATCCATGATCGACAGCGAAGGGGTTGAGGGTGACGTTTTGTCCGACGACCGGATCGTGGAAATCCTGAAGGAAACGGGCATCGACATCGCCCGCCGCACGGTGGCCAAATATCGGGAAGCCTTGAGGATTCCGTCCTCGGTCGAGCGCCGCCGGATGATGAAGACGGGCTGA
- the hpf gene encoding ribosome hibernation-promoting factor, HPF/YfiA family has product MQVQVSGKQVDVGEALGSRISQELEDGVGKYFARGGEDAEVVVSKDGHNFKVDCWVRLASGQTLVTTGMGGDAHSAFTEALDRLEKRVRRYKRRLKDHHIGPKGLSPEKTENAAREVARSIVLRDPDSVEDDVFGDASENDGPPPVGMVIAETEHEIRTITVGRAVLELDMTGYPVVLFRNAAHGGLAVVYRRPDGNVGWIDPERTAKSNGSVN; this is encoded by the coding sequence ATGCAAGTCCAGGTCAGCGGCAAGCAAGTGGATGTCGGCGAAGCGTTAGGCTCGCGCATCTCCCAGGAACTCGAAGACGGGGTCGGAAAATACTTCGCCCGAGGCGGTGAAGACGCCGAGGTCGTGGTGTCCAAGGACGGCCACAACTTCAAGGTGGACTGTTGGGTCCGCCTCGCGTCGGGCCAGACCTTGGTGACGACCGGAATGGGCGGCGACGCCCACTCGGCCTTCACCGAGGCGCTCGATCGGCTCGAAAAGCGGGTTCGCCGCTACAAGCGCCGGCTCAAGGATCACCACATCGGACCCAAGGGTCTGTCGCCCGAGAAGACCGAAAACGCCGCCCGCGAAGTCGCACGCAGCATCGTGCTGCGTGATCCCGACAGCGTGGAGGACGATGTCTTCGGCGACGCGAGCGAGAACGACGGCCCGCCGCCGGTGGGCATGGTCATCGCCGAAACCGAGCACGAAATCCGCACCATCACGGTTGGACGGGCCGTGCTGGAGCTGGACATGACGGGCTATCCGGTCGTGCTGTTCCGTAACGCGGCGCACGGCGGTCTGGCGGTCGTCTATCGTCGTCCGGACGGCAATGTGGGATGGATCGATCCCGAACGGACGGCCAAGTCCAACGGTTCGGTGAACTAA
- the gltB gene encoding glutamate synthase large subunit → MTWLNQYETTRDRLEAGNAYDRSSERDACGVGLVCSIDGTPRRDVVEYAIRSLKAVAHRGAVDPDGLSGDGAGIMAELPQGFFAEQVASIGQSLRPGPICVGQVFLPRTDLGAQDRARAIVETEALRGGFWIYGWRQTPIDLSVVGTKAGATRPEIEQIMLAPPLDDAGQPLDGEALERELYLCRRRIEKTVKTENLAGVYICTLSARSIAYKGMVRAELLGDLYPDLEDPRFVSAYAVFHQRYSTNTFPEWKLAQPFRMMAHNGEINTLKGNLNWMKSHEIRMAAGAFGDRDGEVKPVVQPGGSDSAALDNVMEVLVHAGRPAPMAKALLIPEAWAKDDVVMPAEHRAFYAYCNAVMEPWDGPAAICAADGRWIVAGKDRNGLRPLRAVETVDGLLMAGSEAGLVPIPESRVKRRLHIGPGKLIAVDMKHGRVYDEHEAVDALAAAHPYEAWLDNMVDLEPIIGPGPEPRSASGEALTRRQIAAGYSREDLDLLLDALVRDGKEAVGSMGDDAPPAVLSALPRPLSHYFRQNFSQVTNPPIDPLREAGAMSLKTRFKNLGNILAEEEAQTDVFVLDSPVLTNGMYERMIDKVGAGSTVVIDCSYDLPSDDARPGAGLRSALDRIMDEAEAAARDGAALIVLTDQAGSADRLAAPMILATAGVHGRLTKAGLRSYCSIVVRTAETLDPHGFAVLVGVGATTVNAWLAQDLFQERLDRGLYPGLTLRDACLNYKAGIEAGLLKTLARKGISVISAYRGGCEFEVLGLSRALTAEFFPGAPSRISGIGLAGLEQAAMKRHRIAWGEAVPSPAIGGFFKIRSGGEAHAHEARTIHLLQDACNRGDYRRFKQFSEVVRAQADLSLRDLLDFREGTPIPLDQVESVSDIRRRFLTQAMSLGALGPEAHETLNIAMNRIGARSVSGEGGEDPERYHPRPNGDDANSAVKQVASGRFGVTAEYLNQCREIEIKVAQGAKPGEGGQLPGFKVTEFIARMRHAVPGTTLISPPPHHDIYSIEDLAQLIYDLKAINPDARVTVKLVSASGIGAIASGVAKANADAILIAGHNGGTGASPQTSIKHAGLPWEIGLAEAHQVLTLNNLRGSVTLRTDGGVRTGRDVVIAAMLGAEEYGVGTAALIAMGCLMVRQCHSNTCPVGVCSQDERLREKFTGTPDKVVNLFTFIAEETREILASIGARTMDEIIGRTDLLRQVRRGGSHLDDLDLNPLLVQVDEGAAGKWADKTTRKPIADSLDAAVLKDAVRFLDRGQTLELSYPLNNTQRTVGAALSSAIVRRFGAQGPAGRLKLRLEGIAGQSFGAFAAKGLELHLTGEANDYVGKGLSGAEISIRTPEWREDQLICGNTTLYGATSGRLFVAGAAGERFAVRNSGAEAVVEGLGAHGCEYMTGGRVVVLGSVGWNLAAGMSGGELFVLDQPGHAERALNGDLAGVTDIDAQAADRLKGLIEAHLAATASPLARRMLADWDNSLKRFVRIVPLTDIAARTERLKTSA, encoded by the coding sequence ATGACCTGGCTGAATCAATACGAAACAACCCGCGACCGGCTGGAAGCCGGCAATGCTTACGATCGCAGTTCCGAGCGCGACGCCTGCGGCGTGGGCCTGGTCTGTTCGATCGACGGCACGCCGCGCCGCGACGTGGTCGAATATGCGATCCGCAGCCTGAAGGCCGTGGCCCACCGTGGCGCGGTCGACCCTGACGGCCTGTCTGGAGATGGAGCGGGCATCATGGCCGAGTTGCCGCAAGGCTTCTTCGCCGAACAGGTGGCCTCGATCGGTCAGTCCCTGCGTCCTGGGCCCATCTGCGTCGGTCAGGTCTTCCTGCCGCGCACCGATCTGGGCGCCCAGGACCGCGCCCGCGCCATCGTCGAGACCGAGGCCCTGCGCGGGGGCTTCTGGATCTACGGCTGGCGCCAGACTCCCATCGACCTGTCGGTCGTCGGGACCAAGGCCGGCGCGACCCGGCCCGAGATCGAACAGATCATGCTGGCCCCGCCGCTGGACGACGCGGGCCAACCGCTGGACGGCGAGGCGCTGGAGCGCGAACTGTATCTGTGCCGCCGCCGCATTGAAAAGACGGTCAAGACCGAGAACCTGGCCGGCGTCTATATCTGCACCCTGTCCGCGCGCTCCATCGCCTACAAGGGGATGGTGCGGGCCGAACTGCTGGGCGACCTGTATCCCGACCTGGAGGACCCGCGTTTCGTCTCGGCCTACGCGGTCTTCCACCAGCGCTATTCGACCAACACCTTCCCGGAATGGAAGCTGGCCCAGCCCTTCCGAATGATGGCCCACAACGGCGAGATCAACACGCTGAAGGGTAATCTGAACTGGATGAAGTCGCACGAAATCCGCATGGCGGCCGGCGCCTTCGGCGACCGCGACGGCGAGGTCAAGCCGGTGGTTCAGCCAGGCGGATCGGACTCCGCCGCCCTGGACAATGTCATGGAGGTGCTGGTTCACGCCGGTCGCCCCGCGCCGATGGCCAAGGCCCTGCTGATCCCCGAGGCCTGGGCCAAGGACGACGTGGTCATGCCCGCCGAACACCGGGCCTTCTACGCCTATTGCAATGCGGTGATGGAGCCGTGGGACGGCCCGGCGGCCATCTGCGCCGCCGACGGCCGCTGGATCGTGGCGGGCAAGGACCGGAATGGCCTGCGTCCCCTGCGCGCCGTGGAAACCGTCGACGGCCTGCTGATGGCGGGCTCCGAAGCCGGTCTGGTGCCGATCCCCGAGAGCCGGGTGAAGCGCCGCCTGCACATCGGCCCCGGCAAGCTGATCGCCGTCGATATGAAGCATGGCCGCGTCTATGACGAACATGAGGCCGTCGACGCCCTGGCCGCCGCCCACCCCTACGAGGCGTGGCTGGACAATATGGTCGATCTGGAGCCGATCATCGGCCCCGGACCGGAGCCGCGCTCGGCCTCGGGCGAGGCCCTGACCCGCCGCCAGATCGCCGCCGGCTACAGCCGCGAGGATCTGGACCTGCTGCTGGACGCTCTGGTGCGCGACGGCAAGGAGGCGGTCGGCTCCATGGGCGACGACGCCCCGCCCGCTGTGCTCTCGGCCCTGCCGCGTCCGCTATCGCATTATTTCCGCCAGAACTTCAGCCAGGTCACCAATCCGCCCATCGACCCGCTGCGTGAAGCGGGCGCGATGAGCCTGAAGACCCGGTTCAAAAACCTGGGCAACATCCTGGCTGAGGAAGAGGCCCAGACCGACGTCTTCGTGCTGGACAGCCCCGTCCTGACCAACGGCATGTATGAGCGGATGATCGACAAGGTAGGCGCCGGTTCGACCGTGGTCATCGACTGCAGCTACGATCTGCCCTCAGACGACGCCCGCCCTGGCGCCGGCCTGCGTTCCGCCCTGGACCGCATCATGGACGAGGCCGAGGCCGCCGCCCGCGACGGCGCGGCCCTGATCGTGCTGACCGATCAGGCCGGGTCGGCGGATCGTCTGGCCGCGCCGATGATCTTGGCCACCGCCGGGGTCCACGGCCGCCTGACGAAGGCGGGCCTGCGCTCCTACTGCTCGATCGTGGTGCGCACCGCCGAGACGCTGGATCCGCACGGATTCGCGGTCCTGGTCGGGGTCGGCGCCACCACCGTCAACGCCTGGCTGGCCCAGGACCTGTTCCAGGAGCGTCTGGACCGGGGCCTGTATCCCGGCCTGACGCTGCGCGACGCCTGTCTGAACTACAAGGCCGGCATCGAGGCGGGCCTGCTGAAGACCCTGGCCCGCAAGGGGATCAGCGTCATCTCCGCCTATCGCGGCGGCTGCGAGTTCGAGGTGTTGGGTCTGTCTCGGGCGCTGACCGCCGAATTCTTCCCCGGCGCCCCGTCGCGCATCTCCGGCATCGGCCTGGCCGGTCTGGAGCAGGCGGCGATGAAGCGGCACCGCATCGCCTGGGGCGAGGCTGTCCCCTCCCCGGCCATCGGCGGCTTCTTCAAGATCCGTTCGGGCGGCGAGGCTCACGCGCACGAGGCCAGGACCATCCACCTGTTGCAGGACGCCTGCAACCGCGGCGACTATCGCCGCTTCAAACAGTTCTCCGAGGTCGTCCGCGCCCAGGCCGACCTGTCCCTGCGCGACCTCTTGGACTTCCGGGAAGGCACGCCGATCCCGCTGGACCAGGTCGAGAGCGTGTCGGACATCCGCCGCCGCTTCCTGACCCAGGCCATGTCGCTGGGCGCGCTCGGCCCCGAGGCGCACGAGACGCTGAACATCGCCATGAACCGCATCGGCGCCCGCTCGGTCTCGGGCGAGGGCGGCGAGGATCCTGAGCGCTATCACCCGCGTCCGAATGGCGACGACGCCAACTCGGCGGTGAAACAGGTGGCCTCGGGCCGGTTCGGCGTCACGGCCGAATATCTGAACCAGTGCCGCGAGATCGAGATCAAGGTTGCGCAAGGCGCCAAGCCCGGCGAGGGCGGCCAGCTGCCTGGCTTCAAGGTCACCGAGTTCATCGCCCGGATGCGCCACGCAGTACCCGGCACGACCCTGATCTCGCCGCCCCCGCACCACGACATCTATTCGATCGAGGATCTGGCCCAGCTCATCTACGATCTGAAGGCCATCAACCCCGATGCGCGGGTGACGGTGAAGCTGGTGTCCGCCTCGGGCATCGGCGCCATCGCCTCGGGCGTGGCCAAGGCAAACGCCGACGCTATCCTGATCGCCGGCCACAACGGCGGCACCGGCGCCTCGCCCCAGACCTCGATCAAGCACGCCGGCCTGCCGTGGGAAATCGGACTCGCCGAGGCCCATCAGGTGCTGACGCTGAACAATCTGCGCGGCTCGGTCACGCTGAGGACCGACGGCGGGGTCCGCACCGGTCGTGACGTTGTCATCGCCGCCATGCTGGGCGCCGAGGAATACGGCGTCGGCACCGCCGCCCTGATCGCCATGGGCTGTCTGATGGTGCGCCAGTGCCATTCCAACACCTGCCCTGTCGGCGTCTGCTCCCAGGACGAGCGGCTGCGCGAGAAGTTCACCGGCACGCCTGACAAGGTGGTGAACCTGTTCACCTTCATCGCCGAGGAGACGCGCGAGATCCTGGCCTCCATCGGCGCGCGCACGATGGACGAGATCATCGGCCGCACAGATCTGCTGCGTCAGGTCCGTCGCGGGGGCTCGCACCTGGACGACTTGGACCTGAACCCGCTGCTGGTTCAGGTGGACGAGGGCGCGGCCGGCAAATGGGCCGACAAGACGACGCGCAAGCCCATCGCCGACAGCCTGGACGCCGCCGTGCTGAAGGACGCCGTCCGCTTCCTGGATCGTGGCCAGACGCTGGAGCTGTCCTATCCGCTGAACAACACCCAGCGCACGGTCGGCGCGGCCCTGTCCTCGGCCATCGTGCGGCGCTTCGGCGCGCAAGGCCCAGCGGGCCGGCTGAAGCTGCGGCTGGAAGGCATCGCAGGTCAGAGCTTCGGCGCCTTTGCGGCCAAGGGTCTGGAACTGCACCTGACGGGTGAGGCCAACGACTATGTCGGCAAGGGGCTGTCGGGCGCCGAAATCTCGATCCGCACGCCGGAATGGCGCGAGGATCAGCTGATCTGCGGCAACACCACCCTGTATGGCGCGACCTCCGGCCGTCTGTTCGTCGCCGGCGCGGCGGGCGAGCGGTTCGCGGTCAGGAACTCCGGCGCCGAGGCCGTGGTCGAGGGGCTGGGCGCGCACGGCTGCGAATATATGACCGGCGGGCGCGTGGTCGTCCTGGGCTCGGTCGGCTGGAACCTGGCGGCAGGCATGAGCGGCGGCGAGCTGTTCGTGCTGGACCAGCCGGGCCATGCCGAGCGCGCCCTGAACGGCGACCTGGCCGGCGTGACCGACATTGACGCACAGGCGGCCGATCGACTGAAGGGCCTGATCGAGGCCCATCTGGCCGCGACGGCCTCGCCCCTGGCGCGGCGGATGCTGGCGGATTGGGACAACAGCCTGAAACGCTTCGTCCGCATCGTGCCCCTGACCGACATCGCCGCCCGCACGGAACGCCTGAAGACCTCCGCCTGA
- the ptsN gene encoding PTS IIA-like nitrogen regulatory protein PtsN, translating to MDIGDLLAPKGVVLRSGASSKRQALHALAEAASHALGLDEARIFDALMERETLGSTGLGSGVAVPHARLTEVDKVTAVFVRLDTPVAYDAVDDRPVDLIVGLFAPPKAGAEHLRALAAVSRALRSPELREQLRQARTTDAIRALFVKDATAATAA from the coding sequence ATGGACATCGGTGATCTGCTCGCGCCCAAGGGCGTGGTGCTGCGCAGCGGCGCGTCGTCCAAGCGACAGGCGCTTCACGCGCTGGCCGAGGCGGCGTCGCATGCGCTGGGCCTCGACGAAGCCCGTATCTTCGACGCCTTGATGGAACGTGAGACGCTGGGATCAACCGGGCTGGGGTCCGGCGTCGCGGTGCCGCACGCGCGTCTCACCGAGGTCGATAAGGTGACGGCCGTTTTCGTGCGACTGGATACGCCTGTGGCCTATGATGCGGTGGACGACCGGCCCGTCGATCTGATTGTCGGCCTGTTTGCCCCGCCCAAGGCGGGCGCCGAGCATCTGAGGGCGTTGGCGGCGGTGTCGCGCGCGCTGCGGTCGCCCGAGCTGCGGGAGCAACTGAGACAGGCGCGCACGACCGATGCTATCCGCGCCCTGTTCGTCAAGGACGCTACGGCCGCGACGGCGGCCTGA
- a CDS encoding LptA/OstA family protein has product MTKISKALAVIAAAAVVGMPALVDAQSRAGAQATNQPVAYGADSVEYAPNRIILRGRAEATQGGNRFRADTLTLVSGEGGDLQRAEASGTVYFVTPDQSMRGDRAVYNLGNGEIVVTGNVILTQGKNVLTGSRLVYNINTETARMDGAPRGAAGSRVQGVFYPNSN; this is encoded by the coding sequence GTGACGAAGATTTCGAAGGCGCTGGCCGTCATCGCGGCGGCGGCCGTCGTAGGCATGCCGGCCCTGGTCGATGCTCAATCTCGCGCCGGGGCCCAGGCGACAAATCAGCCCGTCGCCTATGGCGCGGACTCGGTCGAATATGCGCCCAACCGCATCATCCTGCGCGGCCGGGCCGAGGCGACGCAGGGCGGCAACCGCTTTCGCGCCGACACCCTGACCCTGGTCAGCGGCGAGGGTGGCGATCTGCAACGCGCCGAGGCCAGCGGAACCGTCTATTTCGTGACGCCTGACCAGTCGATGCGCGGCGACCGCGCCGTCTATAATCTGGGCAATGGCGAGATCGTGGTGACGGGCAACGTCATCCTGACCCAGGGCAAGAACGTCCTGACCGGCTCGCGCCTGGTCTACAACATCAACACCGAGACCGCCCGCATGGACGGCGCGCCGCGCGGCGCCGCCGGAAGCCGCGTGCAGGGTGTTTTCTATCCCAACTCGAACTGA